In Hyphomicrobium denitrificans 1NES1, one DNA window encodes the following:
- the fdnG gene encoding formate dehydrogenase-N subunit alpha: protein MQISRRGFVKLTAATLAASTVDALGFFASGEALAASVRPFKLAAATETRNTCTYCSVACGILIYSMGDRAKNARSNIIHIEGDPDHPVNRGTLCPKGSALLDVVHAPTRLQVPKYRAPGGTEFKEVTWDWALDRIARLMKDDRDKNFIAKNAQGTTVNRWITTGMLAASASSSETSYLTWKVARSFGMLVFDNQARVUHGPTVASLAPTFGRGAMTNTWQDIKNANLVIVMGGNAAEAHPCGFKWVVEAKIENGAKLVVVDPRFTRTASVADYYAPIRPGTDIAFLLGVIRYLLEKDKIQHEYVRAYSNAGLIVKDGFGFEDGLFSGYDHEKGDYDKSSWDYELDEQGFAKVDDTWQHPRCVMSLLRAHVARYTPEMVSRICGTPQDKYLNICEMIADTSAPDKAMTSLFALGWTQHSVGSQNIRAMAMVQLLLGNIGVAGGGMNALRGHSNIQGLTDVGLLSNLMPGYMTLPADHEVTFDDYMKTRQFKPLRPGQTSYWQNYRKFFVSFQKSMFGDAAKAENNWAYDWLPKLDIPLYDIIKAFEMMNQGEMNGYICQGFNPQQAFPDRGKIRRGLSKLKFLVTMDPLDTETSRFWENFGPQNPADSATIQTEVLQLPTTCFAEEDGSLVNSARWLQWHWKAAEPPGQAKSDIWIMSQLFHRIRELYRKEGGAFPDPILNLTWNYTDPTEPASAELAKDMNGRARVDIKDASGAVVLKAGQLLDTFAQLRDDGTTDSGCWIFTGCYTEKGNQMARRDASDPREQGIAPNWAWAWPANRRILYNRASADLAGNPWNPQKPVIQWDSTKWVGIDVPDYGPTVKPSESVGPFIMNAEGTARLFARDQMVEGPFPEHYEPLESPVSNILHPKVSANPAARVFADDRKAFGSPSEFPYVATTYRLTEHFHFWTKHALINAILQPEEFIEIGEVLAQEKGIAQGSWVRVASKRGHVVCKAYVTKRIKPLSVDGKSTHVIGVPLHWGFTGQARKGYGANTLTPSVGDANSQTPEFKAFLVNVESVNGPEV from the coding sequence ATGCAGATCAGTCGCCGCGGCTTTGTTAAGCTGACTGCCGCAACCCTCGCGGCATCGACCGTGGATGCCTTGGGCTTTTTTGCTTCGGGAGAAGCTCTGGCGGCATCCGTCCGTCCGTTCAAATTGGCTGCTGCAACAGAGACGAGGAATACCTGCACCTACTGCTCGGTTGCCTGTGGCATCCTCATTTACAGCATGGGCGATCGCGCCAAGAACGCGCGCTCCAACATCATCCACATCGAGGGCGATCCCGATCATCCCGTCAATCGCGGCACGCTCTGTCCGAAAGGCTCGGCGCTCCTCGATGTCGTGCACGCTCCGACGCGCCTGCAAGTTCCGAAGTATCGCGCGCCGGGGGGCACCGAATTCAAGGAAGTCACCTGGGATTGGGCGCTCGATCGGATCGCGCGCTTGATGAAAGACGACCGCGACAAGAATTTCATCGCGAAAAATGCTCAAGGCACGACGGTCAACCGATGGATTACGACCGGTATGCTGGCGGCCTCCGCCTCGTCGAGCGAAACGTCGTACCTGACATGGAAGGTGGCCCGTTCATTCGGGATGCTGGTCTTCGATAACCAAGCACGTGTCTGACACGGACCGACGGTGGCCAGTCTGGCTCCAACATTCGGTCGCGGTGCAATGACCAACACTTGGCAGGATATCAAGAATGCCAATCTGGTCATCGTCATGGGCGGAAACGCCGCTGAAGCGCATCCGTGCGGCTTCAAGTGGGTCGTCGAAGCGAAGATCGAAAACGGCGCCAAGCTCGTCGTCGTCGATCCGCGCTTTACACGCACGGCGTCCGTTGCCGACTATTACGCGCCGATCCGGCCGGGCACCGACATCGCCTTCCTCTTGGGCGTCATTCGATATCTGCTCGAAAAGGACAAGATCCAGCACGAGTACGTGCGCGCCTATTCGAACGCCGGCTTGATCGTCAAAGACGGTTTCGGCTTCGAGGACGGCCTTTTCAGCGGCTACGATCACGAGAAAGGCGACTACGACAAATCGAGCTGGGACTACGAGCTCGACGAGCAGGGCTTCGCCAAGGTCGACGATACGTGGCAACACCCGCGTTGCGTCATGAGTCTTCTGCGCGCCCACGTTGCGCGTTACACGCCCGAGATGGTGTCGCGCATCTGCGGCACGCCGCAGGATAAGTATCTGAACATCTGCGAGATGATTGCGGACACGTCGGCGCCCGACAAGGCGATGACGAGCCTGTTTGCGCTGGGCTGGACGCAGCATTCGGTCGGCTCGCAGAATATCCGCGCGATGGCGATGGTGCAGCTTCTGCTCGGCAATATCGGCGTTGCCGGCGGAGGCATGAACGCGCTGCGCGGACATTCGAACATTCAAGGCCTGACCGACGTCGGACTGCTGTCCAATCTCATGCCCGGCTACATGACGCTGCCGGCAGACCACGAGGTCACATTCGACGACTATATGAAAACGCGGCAGTTCAAGCCGCTGCGTCCGGGCCAGACGAGCTATTGGCAGAACTACCGCAAGTTTTTCGTCAGCTTCCAGAAGTCGATGTTCGGTGATGCCGCAAAGGCGGAAAACAACTGGGCTTACGATTGGCTGCCGAAGCTCGATATTCCGCTCTACGACATCATCAAAGCTTTCGAGATGATGAACCAAGGCGAGATGAACGGCTACATCTGCCAAGGGTTCAATCCGCAGCAGGCATTCCCCGACCGCGGCAAGATCCGCCGCGGTCTCTCGAAGCTCAAGTTCCTCGTCACGATGGATCCGCTCGATACGGAAACGTCGCGCTTCTGGGAAAATTTCGGGCCGCAAAACCCTGCCGATTCAGCGACCATCCAGACGGAAGTCTTGCAGCTGCCGACGACCTGCTTCGCAGAAGAAGACGGCTCTCTCGTCAACTCGGCGCGCTGGCTGCAATGGCATTGGAAGGCAGCCGAGCCGCCGGGCCAGGCCAAGTCCGATATCTGGATCATGTCGCAGCTCTTCCATCGGATACGAGAACTCTATCGCAAGGAAGGCGGCGCATTCCCGGATCCGATCCTCAATCTAACGTGGAACTACACGGACCCGACGGAGCCGGCGTCCGCCGAACTTGCGAAAGACATGAACGGCCGCGCGCGCGTCGATATCAAGGACGCATCCGGCGCCGTTGTGCTGAAGGCCGGCCAGTTGCTCGATACTTTCGCGCAGCTTCGCGACGACGGCACGACGGACTCGGGCTGCTGGATCTTTACCGGGTGTTACACCGAGAAGGGCAACCAGATGGCGCGGCGCGACGCGTCCGATCCGCGCGAGCAGGGCATTGCGCCGAACTGGGCATGGGCGTGGCCGGCGAACCGGCGCATTCTCTACAACCGCGCCAGCGCCGACCTCGCCGGCAATCCCTGGAACCCGCAGAAACCGGTCATTCAGTGGGATAGCACCAAGTGGGTCGGCATCGACGTTCCCGACTACGGACCGACCGTCAAGCCGTCCGAGTCCGTCGGCCCCTTCATCATGAACGCCGAGGGTACGGCTCGATTGTTCGCACGCGATCAAATGGTCGAAGGGCCGTTCCCCGAGCACTATGAACCGCTCGAGTCTCCGGTGTCGAACATCTTGCATCCAAAGGTCAGCGCGAATCCTGCTGCACGCGTATTCGCCGACGATCGCAAGGCGTTTGGATCTCCATCCGAGTTCCCCTACGTCGCGACCACGTATCGACTGACGGAACACTTCCACTTCTGGACGAAGCACGCCTTGATCAATGCAATCCTGCAGCCGGAGGAGTTCATCGAGATCGGCGAAGTGCTGGCGCAGGAAAAAGGCATTGCGCAGGGAAGCTGGGTTCGCGTCGCTTCAAAACGCGGCCATGTTGTCTGCAAGGCCTACGTCACAAAGCGGATCAAGCCGCTCAGCGTCGACGGCAAATCGACTCATGTGATCGGCGTGCCGCTACATTGGGGCTTCACCGGACAGGCCAGGAAAGGCTACGGCGCCAACACGCTGACGCCATCCGTCGGTGATGCGAATTCGCAAACGCCGGAATTCAAGGCGTTCCTCGTGAACGTCGAGAGCGTCAATGGGCCCGAGGTTTGA